Proteins encoded within one genomic window of Pedobacter africanus:
- a CDS encoding LysR family transcriptional regulator yields MADFRLTVFYTVARRLSFSKAAEELYISQPAVTKHIRELEHQYNNKLFDRKGNKIGLTSAGQVLLNHTESLFAIYRSIDFDMNALLQKHAGILHLGASTTISQYLIAPILAGFKKKFSDIELKLITGNTEQVEKALLKKEIELGIVEGRSKNLEISYSDFMQDEIVLVCNKQHPLAKTSEITPEQLKEHRFIVREQGSGTRQVIDHALKTSGLTLADLRIEIQLGNTESIKSYLMHSSTLAFLSVHSISRELLNGDLRVIDIQELSITRSLHFIHLQGHTDVLSEKLMRFARLHYNMK; encoded by the coding sequence ATGGCCGATTTTCGCTTAACCGTTTTTTATACTGTTGCCAGGAGGCTTAGTTTTTCAAAGGCTGCAGAAGAATTATACATCAGTCAGCCTGCGGTAACCAAACACATCCGCGAGCTGGAGCATCAGTACAACAACAAACTCTTCGACCGGAAGGGCAACAAAATAGGGTTAACCTCTGCGGGTCAGGTGCTCTTGAATCATACCGAATCGCTCTTTGCCATTTACAGGTCTATAGATTTTGATATGAACGCTTTGCTGCAAAAACACGCTGGTATATTGCACCTGGGAGCAAGCACCACAATTTCCCAGTACCTTATCGCGCCCATCCTTGCTGGTTTCAAAAAGAAGTTCAGCGATATTGAGCTTAAACTGATCACTGGTAATACCGAACAGGTTGAAAAGGCTTTGCTGAAAAAAGAAATAGAGCTGGGTATTGTAGAAGGCCGATCCAAAAACCTGGAAATTAGCTATTCTGACTTTATGCAGGACGAGATTGTGCTGGTCTGCAATAAACAACATCCACTGGCCAAAACTTCAGAAATAACACCGGAACAACTAAAAGAACACCGTTTCATTGTGCGTGAGCAGGGCTCAGGAACCCGTCAGGTAATAGACCACGCATTAAAAACATCTGGTTTGACCCTGGCCGATCTAAGGATCGAGATTCAACTGGGTAATACTGAAAGCATCAAATCGTACCTGATGCATTCGTCTACACTTGCTTTTTTATCTGTCCACTCGATTAGCAGAGAGCTCTTAAATGGCGACCTACGGGTTATCGACATCCAGGAACTATCTATAACCAGAAGTTTACATTTCATCCACCTTCAAGGTCATACAGACGTACTTTCCGAAAAACTAATGCGTTTCGCCCGCCTTCACTATAACATGAAGTAA
- a CDS encoding YeiH family protein, with translation MNIRKLIFLAVAALTLSPFITAPLALLLGLVLAQTMEHPYPQSSQKATHLLLKISVIGLGFGMNIYSAITAGKEGLLFTLASILIVLATGYFVGRKLKIDFKTTSLISAGTAICGGSAIAALSPVMKANQQQISVALGTVFILNSAALFLFPAVGHWLNLSQNQFGLWCAISIHDTSSVVGAASKYGEQALHVATTVKLSRALWIIPVSFGATYLFKTNKTKVQAPYFIALFVLAVLANTYFPFLTGYSHYLVSLAKSGLSLTLFLIGSGLSFKTLKGVGSKPLVLGTTLWALISVFSLYAIMVVL, from the coding sequence ATGAATATCCGCAAACTTATTTTTCTAGCCGTAGCAGCACTTACCTTAAGTCCTTTCATTACGGCCCCTTTGGCCCTGTTGCTCGGATTAGTCCTGGCTCAAACCATGGAACACCCCTATCCGCAATCCAGCCAAAAGGCTACGCATCTCCTGCTCAAAATTTCGGTTATCGGATTGGGTTTCGGCATGAACATTTACAGCGCAATAACTGCAGGAAAAGAAGGCTTGCTTTTTACGTTAGCCTCCATCCTGATTGTACTGGCAACCGGCTATTTCGTAGGAAGGAAACTGAAAATAGACTTTAAAACCACATCACTGATCTCTGCCGGTACAGCCATCTGTGGCGGCAGTGCTATAGCAGCCCTTTCACCGGTAATGAAGGCCAATCAGCAACAGATCTCGGTGGCACTTGGCACCGTGTTCATACTCAATTCTGCAGCCCTGTTCCTATTTCCTGCTGTAGGCCACTGGCTGAATTTATCGCAAAACCAATTTGGCCTCTGGTGTGCCATTTCCATACACGACACCAGTTCGGTGGTTGGTGCCGCAAGTAAATACGGCGAGCAGGCCCTGCATGTTGCCACTACAGTAAAACTTAGTCGTGCACTATGGATCATTCCAGTGTCCTTTGGTGCCACCTACTTATTTAAAACCAATAAAACCAAAGTGCAGGCGCCATATTTCATCGCCTTGTTTGTGCTGGCGGTATTGGCAAATACCTATTTCCCTTTTCTAACCGGCTACAGCCATTACCTCGTTAGCCTGGCCAAATCCGGATTAAGCTTAACTTTGTTTCTTATAGGCTCAGGTTTGTCTTTTAAAACCTTAAAAGGTGTAGGCAGCAAGCCCCTGGTTTTGGGCACAACATTATGGGCACTCATTTCGGTATTTAGTCTTTATGCAATAATGGTAGTTTTATAA
- a CDS encoding TetR/AcrR family transcriptional regulator, whose protein sequence is MMSKSKKAETENKEPKSRKVSSGPLREKARSMKKLVSAVGKVLQKHSYPGLTAVNIANEAGLNRKLIYTYFGTLDNLIETYIMDKDFWKSGAKKMLSNLVANPDSLGKTMVNALLQAQFDTLLNDKAQQKIMHWGLGGKNKMLRSAADQREATGEAVLGILDKDFEQSGVDIRAFLALHIAGIYYLSLHAKSNGSNFCGIDINEAKGKERISKAIQHHVETIYKMAGVDK, encoded by the coding sequence ATGATGTCAAAAAGCAAGAAAGCGGAAACCGAAAACAAGGAACCAAAATCCAGAAAAGTATCTTCAGGGCCTCTTCGGGAGAAGGCCCGCTCCATGAAAAAACTGGTAAGCGCTGTAGGGAAAGTATTGCAGAAGCATAGCTACCCGGGGCTTACAGCAGTTAACATTGCCAATGAGGCAGGATTAAACAGGAAACTGATCTATACCTACTTCGGTACGCTCGACAACCTGATAGAAACCTATATTATGGATAAGGATTTTTGGAAATCAGGGGCAAAGAAAATGCTTAGTAACTTAGTGGCAAATCCGGATAGCCTTGGTAAAACAATGGTAAATGCACTATTGCAGGCCCAGTTTGATACTTTGCTGAATGACAAAGCCCAGCAAAAAATTATGCATTGGGGCTTGGGGGGAAAGAATAAAATGTTACGGAGTGCGGCAGATCAGCGTGAGGCGACAGGCGAAGCCGTGCTCGGGATTTTGGACAAGGATTTTGAGCAGTCCGGGGTTGATATCCGGGCCTTTTTGGCATTGCATATTGCAGGGATCTATTATCTGTCCTTGCACGCAAAATCCAATGGCAGTAATTTTTGTGGTATCGACATCAATGAAGCCAAAGGAAAAGAACGTATTTCTAAAGCCATTCAGCATCATGTTGAAACGATCTACAAGATGGCTGGGGTTGATAAATAA